GATTGTAGGAGGAGGCGAGGCGGTAGAGAGCGGCCTCGTCCTTATAGGAGATGCGCTCCGTGATGCGGCTGCCCAGCGGTACGCCGTCAGCCGAATAGACGATCATGTCAAAGGAGTACTGATACCGCGACAGGAGCACCTGCAAAAAGTAAGGCGCGGCGGCCGGGACCGGAAGCAGCTCGTTATGTTCATTAAACGAGATGTGGTCGGACAAGGTGTAGAATTCCTGCTCCAACAGCTGGTAGGTATTGTTGACCAGGTACTGCTTGACCGCGAGCGGAAAGACAATCCCGACACCAATACCGAGCACGCTGGTCAGGAGCATGAACAGAATCAGGATCTGCCGGGAGAGCGGCAGGTTTTTCAGGCGGAATCGGTTCATGTGCGGGTCATCCTGTAGCCAAATCCGTAGACTGTTTCCAGCGGAAATTTGGGCATTTTTTTCCGAATGCGCTTCACCAGATCATCCACCGCCCGGTCTGATCCGATGTAATCTTCTCCCCAGATGGCGGTCAGGATCTGCTCCCGGTTCAGGGCCAATCCCTGATTGTGGAGGAGATAGACGATCAGCTCGAACTCTTTAGTGGTCAGCTCGATCTGCTGCTCGCCTTCCTTAACCTGCCGTCCTTTTTCCGAGATCTGGTACGGCCCGACCGTCACCCAATCCTGATAGGAGGACGGAGCCGGTGCGGGCGAGAGCATCCCGCCTTTTTCGTAGGTGCGCTGCAGCAGCTTCTGTACGCGGATGACCAGCTCGCGGGGCAAAAACGGCTTGGCCAGGTAGTCGTCGCTACCCAGCTCCAATCCGATGATTTTGTCCATATCCTGATCCCGGGCCGAGATGAAGACGATCGGTACGTCCGACTTGCTGCGGATCAGCCGGAGCAGCTCGTAGCCGTCGATGTCCGGGAGCATGATGTCCAGTATCCATATATGTGGTTGCTCCGGCTCTTCCAGGACGGGAAGCACCTCCGCGCCGCTGCGAAAGGCGCGGACCTGGAAGCCGGCGTTTTGCAGATATGATTGCAAAAGCTCCAAAAGAGAGGTTTCGTCATCTACCAGATAGACGAGGTAGGGCGTTTGCATACAGCATTCCTCGCTTTTCATCTGTGTTTACGTAAATTGTAGCACACGCGAGCGGGGGATGTGTGGCAGCAGGGTATGAGAATCGTGGAAAAGATGTGGAAGCAGGATTCTCTTTCCTTTTCAGAGAAAAAAAGAGGGTGCGGAAGAAAAACGGAAAGGAGCGCTTTCATGCAAAGACGCATAACCCGAACTCTGATGTTGCTAACCTTGGCGCTGCTCGCAGCCTGCTCGCCCAAGCCTGCCGACACCATGCCGCAGCCCGAGCAGCCGCCCGCTCCCATCGTCGAGACCCCTCCTGTGGCAGAACAGCCGCCGCAATACCCGTATACGGCACCTTTTACCGGCCTGGGCAGTCAGGAGAGACTGGACCAGCGGCCGATCATGGTCATGATCAACAACGCGCCGGAAGCCCGCCCTCAGTCCGGCCTCAACAAGGCAGACCTGGTGTACGAAGTGCTGTCAGAAGGGGAGATGACCCGCTTTCTCGCGATTTTCCACAGCCAAAAGCCCGAGGTGATCGGTCCGGTTCGCAGCATACGCCCCTATTTCATCCAGATTGGCGCAGGTCTGGACGCCATGCTGGTGCACGCAGGAGGCAGCCCTGATGCCTTGAGCACCTTGGCCCGCTCCGATTACAGCCACTTGGACGAAATCCCCAACGGCAAATATTTCTGGCGGGAAAAATTCCGCGTGGCCCCGCACAACCTCTATACCAAGCCGGAGCTGATCGAACAGGCGATGCTGGACAAGGGCATCCGCATGACAGGCGAATTGCCGTATTTCCCGTTCTTGCCGGAGGATGCCGTCATCACGGAAGGCGAGCCGGCAACCAAAATCGATCTGTCGTTTCATCCCCTGAATAAAGCCGGGTACGTCTACGATCCGGAACAGAAAAAATACATGCGCACCACTGCAGGCAAACCCCATCTCGATCTGACGACCAACGAACAGCTGTCGGCCACCAATCTGCTGGTGATCGCATCCAGACACCGCGTCCTGGATAATGTGGGCCGCAGACAAGTGGACGTCGTCGGACCAGGGGACGGCTACCTGTTCCAGCAGGGCAAGGCCAAAAAGATCAAATGGAAGCGGAGCAACGGTGTGATCCGCGCCTACGAAGATGCCGCGCTTACCAAAGAATTGCCGCTGCTTCGGGGGAACACCTGGGTAGCCATCGTTCCAAACGCGCCAGAGATGACCAAATATCTCCATTTTGAATAAAAGAGAGAAAGAAAGGGCTTGCAGGGAGACCGCGTTTCACCTAAGATTATCTTGTTAGCTTTAACGCTTGAAAATTTTACAGCGAAAAAACTTCAAGAAAATTTCCCTATAAGAGCCGATGGGGTGATCCTGATGCAATTGGAAAAGTTAAAAGGCAAAGGAATTGAGCAGCTGTTCGAGGCCGTGCTTTCCCTGGAGACGATGGAGGAGTGCTACCGCTTCTTCGACGACCTCTGCACCGTGAATGAAATGCAGTCGCTGGCACAGCGTCTGGAAGTTGCGCGCATGCTGCGCAAAGGCTTTACGTATAATCAGATCGAAGCAGAGACGGGAGCCAGCACAGCGACCATCTCGCGCGTCAAGCGCTGCCTCAACTACGGCAATGACGGATACCAACTGGCGCTTGAGCGGATCGGGAAATAGGCAGGAGGCTTACCGTCTTGATTGACTATCGCAGTTGGCGTCATACCTTCAAACTGGATCCGGACAAAACCATCGATGACGACGCCCTGGAAGCCCTGTGCGAATCGGGGACGGATGCGATCATCGTGGGCGGAACCTACGGCGTGACTTATGACAATACGCTGGAACTGATGTCCCGTATCCGCCGTTTTGCGGTGCCGGCCCTTCTCGAGATCTCCTCGCTGGAGGCCGTCGTGCCTGGCTTCGATGCGTATCTGGTCCCGCTGGTGATCAATGCAGGCGATGCGGACTGGCTGTTTACCCCTCACGTGAGCGGTCTGATGGCCTATGGATCGTACATCCATTGGGACGAGATCATCACGGAAGGCTATCTAATCGCCAATCCGGATGCAGGCGTAGCCAAGCTCACCCGCGCCCGCCCGATCGAAGGACCGGCCGAGGCCAAGGCATATGCCCAGGTAGCAGCGAAAATCTGCCGCCTGCCTATCGTCTATCTGGAGTACAGCGGGATGTACGGCGACCCGGACATCGTGCGGGCCTGCCGCAGCGGCGCGGGCGAAGCGCATCTCTTTTACGGAGGCGGCATTCGCACGGCAGCGCAGGCGGAGGAGATGGCGGCGCTCGCAGATACGATCGTCGTCGGCAATGTCATTTATGAAGACCTAGAGGCCGCTCTTGCTACCGTGGACGCTGCGAAGCGGAGCCGTGGATAGGGAGCGGCCAGGCGAATGAGCCGTTTGCACAAGTAGATATCTCGTTTCATCTGCAACCCGATGATCAACACTGCGTATCGTCCCAGACCGGTGTTGATCATTTTTTTATGAAAAAATTTATGTTGGCGCGATTATAGATTTTGCCAGTAAGTTGAATTATATTATAATCATGATTAAAAAATAAACATGCATCCATTATGGGTGGAGGTAGAATCATGGGATATGAAATCATCTTGATCATCATCGGAATCAACATTTTGTACGTGTCATTTTTTACGCTGCGAATGTTGATGGTGATAAAGGGGTATCGCGTACTCGCGTCTTTGCTGGCGATGGTGGAGGTATTCGTCTACTTGAAGGGCTTGGCCATCGTGCTGGACAATCTGGACAATCCGATCAATCTGGCAGCCTATTGCTTCGGATGGGGGACGGGCGTCTATCTGGGAAGCAAGATCGAGGAGCGTCTGGCACTCGGTTACGTCACTTTGCAGGTGATCGTCGATTCGGTAAACAGCGATTTGCAGATAAAATTGAGAGAACAGGGCTTTGGGGTAACCTCGTGGGTGGCAGAGGGGAGAGACGGCCATCGCCATGTGATGCAGGTCTTGACCAAGCGGAGCAATGAGCAAAAGCTGTGGAAGCTGATCTACAGCATCGCTCCCAAGGCTTTTGTCATTTCCTTTGAACCGAAGCAGTTGAAGGGCGGATTCTGGGTAAACCGCCTGCGCGGCTAATCATCCAAAACGAGATACAGCCAGTCGGCACACCGTCAATGGAGGGTGGGCGGCTGGCTGTTTTTGCTTAACTGGAGAGGTCGGCGCTCTGCGGCTCGTCCGCAAATGAAAAATGATTGGCATTTCGCATAATTTCCCGAATGTAGAGCATGATTTTTCGCGTCGCTTCCTCGGGGTCATACGTGCTGCGGTTGTTCAGGAAGGTGGTGAACATCCCCTGCCAAATCATGATGGTCAGCTCGTTGATGGCATCTACATTCTCTTCCTTCATGAGCCCTTCCTTGACGAGAAACTCCAGAATCACCCGTCCTCGCTTCGAGATGTTATGTTCGAGAATCACCGGTTTGATCTCTTCGGGAATGCCGATGATCTCGGAGGGGTAGACGCTGTAGTAATGCTTCAGCAAGTCTTCCGGATGGCTGCCCAGATCGGCAATGAAAACGGCATGAAAGACGCTCGGGTTTTGGAAGGAGTGCTGGCAAAACAGCTCCCAGGCCCGGAGGTACTTTTCCATGGGAGCCAGATCATTTCTTTTGTATACCTGGGCTACCTCTTCGGTGTATTGTTTCATGAATTTCAGCGAGGCAAAAAAGACGAGATGGGAAATTTCGCTAAAGTAGTTATAAATCGTAGCGCTGTTGTAACCAGCGATATCGGCAATTTTGCGGATCGTGACGTTCTCGATACCTTCCTCCCGAATTATCTGGGCGGTCGCCTCTACAAAATACTTCCACATGCGGCTGAGTTGGATCGCTTTCTTTTTACTCAAATCACATCACCTTTCACTCGGTTTTGTGCAGAGGAGCCGTTCGGCTGACAGTCCTCTCATTTTACTATGAAAGGCACAAAAAATAAACCATTGCGAGAAAATAACCTAGCATGATAATATAATCACGATTATTTTTTAAATACTTTTAAATTTTCGATCTTTGGGGGTAACCGAATGAACAAACCGCAGATTGATCCATGGATTTTTTGGCCATCATTAGCAGTTATATTGATTGTCACTGCTTATCTGGGCGTCAACCATCAAACGATTGAGCCGGTGCTGGGTGAGCTCTTGACCTCGATAACCTACAAGCTGGACTGGGCCTTTCAGTTCCTCACGGCGGGCATCTTTGCCATCCTGATCTGGCTGGGATTTGGCCGCTATGGCAAGATCAAGCTCGGCGGACCCGGCGACCAGCCGGAGTTCTCCAACTTCAGCTGGGGCGCCATGCTGTTTTGTGCCGGGATGGGGACCAGCATCATGTACTGGTCCATGATGGAGCCGATTTACTACTACGCCGGACCGCCGTTTGGCATTGAGCCGAAATCGCCTGAGGCCGCCGAGTGGGCATTGACCTATGGCATGTTCCACTGGGGCTTGTCAGCCTGGGCTTTGTATGCACTTCCTACGGTCACGATTGCCTATTCGTTCTTCGTGCGGAAACAGCCATCGCTGAAAATCAGCACCGCGTGCAGCGGTGTGCTGGGCAAGCACGCCGACGGCTGGCTGGGGAAAGTAATCGACATCCTGGTCATCTGGAGTTTGGTGGGCGGCCTGGGCACCTCGCTTGGCCTGGGAGTCCCGATGATCTCTTCGGTTATTGGAGAAGTTTTTGGAATCGAGCAAGGACTTTTCCTGAGCATCATCATCATTGTGATCTGGACGATTCTCTACTGCGCCAGCGCGTACATGGGCTTGTACAAAGGCATTCAAAAGCTGAGCGACTTCAATGTGTACATGGCGCTGGCACTGGTCATCTTCGCCTTTTTGGTAGGGCCGACGCTGTTCATTTTGTCCAATTTCACCAACAGCTTCGGCATGATGCTGCAAAACTTCGCGCGGATGAGCTTCTTTACCGATCCGATTGAAAAAGGCGGCTTCCCGCAATCCTGGACAGTCTTCTACTGGGCATGGTTCGCTGCGACTTCTCCGTTCATGGGTCTGTTTGTGGCGCGGATTTCCCGGGGCCGCACCATCCGCGAGCTGATCGGAGGCATTTTGCTCTGGGGCTCCTTGGGCGGCTGGCTCTACTTCGCGGTGTTTGGCAGCTATGCCTTGCATCTGGAAATGAACAGCATTCTGCCGGTTTCGGACATTCTCAATGACCAGGGCGGACAGGCTGCGGTCGTAGCCATTCTGAAATCTCTGCCGCTCAGCTACATCGTATTGCCGTTTTTCCTGGTGCTCGGCTTTATCTTCCTGGCGACGTCGCTCGACTCCGCTACCTATATCCTGTCCGCCATCGCAACCAAGGAACTGAAGGGCAGAGAAGAACCGGCCCGCTGGCACAGGCTGCTGTGGGGTGTGGTGCAGGCCGTGCTGGCCGTCTCGCTCCTCTTGATCGGGGGCTTGCAGGTCGTCCAAACCTCGACTGTCATCGTATCTGTACCGGTGATCATCATGTATGTGCTGCTGGCCATGTCGCTGATCAAATGGCTGAAAAAGGACCAGGCCCATCTGGTGTCGGAGAGCCTCGTGGTCGCAGATGAAGAATCGCGTCAAAAACAGAGTTCGTAATTGCATACACGCATAAGTTTGATGAGGAATGAGGAGGATGCATCTTGGTTTTTAATGTTCGAGAGTCACAGCGGTCGATCAAAACCGAATTTCCACGGAAGGTTCGCGAGATAGAGCACGTCTGGATACCGATGTCCGACGGGACCCGGCTGGCTGCCCGCATCTGGCTCCCGGAGGATGCCGGCGAAAGTCCGGTGCCCGCGATCCTGGAGTACATCCCTTATCGCAAGAATGACTTTACCGCGCTGCGCGATTCGATTCGCCACCCGTATTTTGCGGGTCACGGCTACGCCAGCATCCGCGTCGACATGCGGGGGTGCGGCGATTCGGACGGCATCCTCTACGATGAGTATCTGCCGCAGGAGCAGGACGATGCGATTGAAGTGATCGAATGGATCGCGTCCCAGCCCTGGTGCACCGGCGCGGTCGGGATGATCGGGAAGTCATGGGGCGGCTTCAACGGACTGCAGGTGGCGGCGCGCCGTCCTCCTGCCCTGAAGACGATCATTACGCTCTGCTCGACGGATGACCGCTATGCGGATGATGTCCATTATCTGGGGGGCTGCGTGCTGGCTTCCGACATGCTCTGGTGGGCCTCCACGATGCTGGTCTACAATGCGCGTCCGGCTGATCCGCGGATCGTCGGGGACGAGTGGCGGTCGACGTGGCTGCAGCGGCTGGAGAAGACGCCGCCTTTCGTCGAGGAGTGGATGAGCCATCAGCGGCGCGATGCCTACTGGAAGCACGGCTCCGTGTGCGAAAACTACGCCGACATCGAAATTCCCGTCTTTGCCGTAGGCGGCTGGGCGGACGGCTATACCAATGCGATCCTGCGCTTGCTGGAGGGCTTGCCCGGTCCGCGCAAGGGTCTGATCGGACCGTGGGCCCACGAGTACCCGGAGGTAGCGGTGCCAGGGCCGGCGATCGGCTTTTTGCAGGAATGTCTCCGCTGGTGGGATCATTGGCTGAAAGGCATCGACACCGGGATCATGGAGGAGCCGATGCTGCGGGCGTGGATGCAGGATAGCGTGCCGCCGCAGGTGGATTATGCGGAGCGGCCGGGCCGCTGGGTAGCCGAAACCGCCTGGCCGTCCCCGGCGATCCAGCCGACCGATATGTGGCTGGGTGAAAATCAGAGCCTCTCTGGCAAAGCGCCTGCCTCCGAGCGGGAGGTGGCCGTGCCGAGCATGCAGGCACACGGCCTGTATGCGGGTGTCTTCTGCCCGTTCGGCCAGCCGGGCGATCTGGCATCGGATCAGCGCTTGGAGAATGGGCTGGCTGTCTGCTTTACTTCGGAGCCGCTGGAGGAACCGGTAGAAATTCTCGGCTTTCCCGAAGTGACGGTAGAGCTTTCCGCGGATCGTCCAAACGCGCTGTTGGCCGTGCGTCTCTGCGACGTCGCACCGGACGGAGCCTCGACGCTGGTAAGCTGGGGGATGCTGAACCTGACGCATCGCGAAAGTCACGAGCATCCGGCGCCTCTCGCGGTGGGAGAGCGTTACACGGTAAGCGTTCGCCTCAATGCGGTTGGCCACGTCTTGCCCGCCGGCCATCGCTGGCAGGTCGCTCTCTCGCCGAATTATTGGCCGCATGCCTGGCCGTCTCCCGAACCGGTGACGCTGACGGTGTACACCGGAGAAAAGACCCGTCTGACGCTGCCGGTGCGGCCGCCGCAGGCCATCGACGACGAGCTGCCCGATTTCGGAATGCCGGAGACAGCTGCTGTGATGGAGCGGGAGATTTTGCGAGAGGAGAGACGGACTCGCGAGGTGAGACATGACCTGATCAACGGGGTCTGGACGCTGGAGGATTACTCCGATGAGGGAGCGCGACGCCTGCTGCCGAATGGCATCGAGTACGGCAGCGTGAACCGCAATATCTACACGATCGAGGAGGGCAATCCGCTGTCCGCGCAGGTCCGCTGCGAATGGACGCTCCACGTCGGACGCGGCGAGTGGCAGACGCGGCTGGAGAGCGTCAGCACCATGTCGGCCGATGCGAAGCAGTTTTATCTGAAAAATGAGCTGACCGCATACGAGGGAGAGACCCAGGTCTTTACCAAGACATGGACGCGTGAAATTCCGCGGGATCATGTATAAAGGAAATAGAAGCGAAGAAGCGGAGCGGGGTATGACTCCTCCGCTTATGGCTGGATTACGGCTGTCGATACGAATCGGCAGCCTTTTTTATTGGGGCAGGACGCACGGATGGTAAAAGGCTCATACTCCCTGTTTGCTTGTTATATGGTAATCTGGGATGAACTGACATGTTTTGGCGTGGAAAAGGAGGGTGACCCTGTGCAAGCCATTTTCGTCTTTTTCAGTATAAGCGTTTTGACTTACGTCCTGGCGAGTATCCCCGTCATGTTCGGCTGGGGAGTGACCATCGACTTTGTGGAAGACGCAACGTTCGGGCAAAAAGCGGCGGCGCTGATAAAGGAAGGGTTGCAAAGCGATCCGGTCGTGAAACTCATCCTTTCCGCGATCATCGCAGGGGGATGGCTGGCATGGAGGAGGAGAGGGAAGTGAAACCGATCAAGCGCGGACGCTTGCGGCTGGCGGCGGGCATCAGCTATTACCGCATGAAGCGGTACGCGAGCTGGGTGGTCAATGGAAGACATTTTGCCAGCGTGCGCAGCGCAAGTCCGCTGCCGCATCTTCACAAGCGGCACCAGACGCCGCTGCTGCGCCAGCTGAAAGATGTGGAGATGTGGATGCAGCACAACAAGGTAACCAATCTGCGGCTGGCTATCGAGCGGATCAACGGCATCGTGATTCGTCCGGGGGAGACCTTTTCCTACTGGAAGCTGATCGGGAAGCCGACCCGGCGAAAGGGATACCTGGAAGGCATGCTGCTCTCGCACGGGAGGGTGCTCTCCGGCGTCGGCGGCGGACTCTGTCAGCTCTCCAACCTGATCTACTGGATGACGCTGTTTACGCCGCTGACGGTGACAGAGCGCCACCGGCACAGCTACGACGTCTTTCCGGACTCGCGGCGGACACAGCCCTTTGGCAGCGGGGCCACCTGCTTTTACAACTACCTCGATCTGCAGATCGCCAATCGGACGAACCAGGCGTTTCAGCTATGTCTCTGGCTGACGGACAGCGACCTCGTCGGAGAGTGGCGAGCGGAGCTTCCGCCGACGAGACGCTACGAGGTCTATGAAAAAGAGCATTGGATCACCCCGGCGATATGGGGCGGCTACGAGCGGCACAATCTGCTGTACCGCCGCGTCTACGATCTGGAGGGCGCGTATATCGGGGATGAGTTTATCACGGAAAACCACGCCTATATGATGTATGAGCCGCTTTTGCCGGGCAGTTCGCAGCAGTAAGGTTTTGTGTTGGCGTTCTGCTTTTTCCACCCGGCTCCTGCAGCCAATCGTTTACTTGGTTTGCCAGTTCTGAGACACCGGCTTGCACTGGCACTCTCCCGCGATCTGTGAGAAAATAGGAACATATGCTTTCGTTCGGGAGCGTTTTTTGAGAGGCAGGAAAGGTGGAAGTTTACATATGTCTACAGTTGATCGCATTTTAGCCGGACTGAATCCGCAGCAGCGGGAAGCCGTTCTCACCACGGAAGGGCCGGTCCTGATCCTCGCCGGAGCCGGCAGCGGCAAGACCAAGGTGCTGACCCAGCGGATCGCCTATCTGATCCAGGAAAAGCGGGTGGCGCCCTGGAGCATCCTGGCGATTACCTTTACCAACAAAGCTGCCCGTGAGATGCAGAATCGCGTGGCCGCCATCATCGGCCGAGCGGCGGAGGATGCCTGGATTTCCACGTTCCACTCGCTCTGTGTCCGCATCCTGCGCAAAGACATCGACCGTCTGGGGATTAACCGGAGCTTTTCCATTCTGGATGCGGGGGATCAGCTCTCCGTCGTCAAGCAGTGCTTGAAGGAGCTGAACATCGATCCCAAGCAGTACGAGCCGCGCGGACTTTTGGCTGCGATCAGCGGTGCCAAAAACGAATTGATCGACCCGCTCCGCTACGGACAGACCGCAGGCGACGCCTTTTCCATGGTGGTCGCCAAAGTGTATGAGCTGTACCAGAAGAAGCTGCGGAACAACCAGTCGCTTGACTTTGACGATCTGATCATGACCACCGTCCGGCTGTTTAAGGAAGTGCCGGAAGTGCTCGAATACTACCAGAAAAAATTCCGCTACATCCACGTAGACGAGTATCAGGACACCAACCGCGCCCAGTACATGCTGATCTCGATGCTGGCCGACCGGTCTCGCAACGTCTGCTGCGTGGGCGATGCCGACCAGAGCATCTACAAATGGCGCGGAGCCGATATTTCGATTATCTTGAACTTTGAAAAGGACTACCCGGAGGCCAAGCTCATCAAGCTGGAGCAGAATTACCGCTCCACGAAGACGATTCTGCAGGCTGCCAATCAGGTGATCCAGAACAATGTCATGCGCAAGGAGAAAAAGCTCTGGACCGAGAATC
This sequence is a window from Brevibacillus composti. Protein-coding genes within it:
- a CDS encoding response regulator transcription factor gives rise to the protein MQTPYLVYLVDDETSLLELLQSYLQNAGFQVRAFRSGAEVLPVLEEPEQPHIWILDIMLPDIDGYELLRLIRSKSDVPIVFISARDQDMDKIIGLELGSDDYLAKPFLPRELVIRVQKLLQRTYEKGGMLSPAPAPSSYQDWVTVGPYQISEKGRQVKEGEQQIELTTKEFELIVYLLHNQGLALNREQILTAIWGEDYIGSDRAVDDLVKRIRKKMPKFPLETVYGFGYRMTRT
- a CDS encoding DUF3048 domain-containing protein codes for the protein MQRRITRTLMLLTLALLAACSPKPADTMPQPEQPPAPIVETPPVAEQPPQYPYTAPFTGLGSQERLDQRPIMVMINNAPEARPQSGLNKADLVYEVLSEGEMTRFLAIFHSQKPEVIGPVRSIRPYFIQIGAGLDAMLVHAGGSPDALSTLARSDYSHLDEIPNGKYFWREKFRVAPHNLYTKPELIEQAMLDKGIRMTGELPYFPFLPEDAVITEGEPATKIDLSFHPLNKAGYVYDPEQKKYMRTTAGKPHLDLTTNEQLSATNLLVIASRHRVLDNVGRRQVDVVGPGDGYLFQQGKAKKIKWKRSNGVIRAYEDAALTKELPLLRGNTWVAIVPNAPEMTKYLHFE
- a CDS encoding YerC/YecD family TrpR-related protein — protein: MQLEKLKGKGIEQLFEAVLSLETMEECYRFFDDLCTVNEMQSLAQRLEVARMLRKGFTYNQIEAETGASTATISRVKRCLNYGNDGYQLALERIGK
- the pcrB gene encoding heptaprenylglyceryl phosphate synthase, with the protein product MIDYRSWRHTFKLDPDKTIDDDALEALCESGTDAIIVGGTYGVTYDNTLELMSRIRRFAVPALLEISSLEAVVPGFDAYLVPLVINAGDADWLFTPHVSGLMAYGSYIHWDEIITEGYLIANPDAGVAKLTRARPIEGPAEAKAYAQVAAKICRLPIVYLEYSGMYGDPDIVRACRSGAGEAHLFYGGGIRTAAQAEEMAALADTIVVGNVIYEDLEAALATVDAAKRSRG
- a CDS encoding DUF2179 domain-containing protein gives rise to the protein MGYEIILIIIGINILYVSFFTLRMLMVIKGYRVLASLLAMVEVFVYLKGLAIVLDNLDNPINLAAYCFGWGTGVYLGSKIEERLALGYVTLQVIVDSVNSDLQIKLREQGFGVTSWVAEGRDGHRHVMQVLTKRSNEQKLWKLIYSIAPKAFVISFEPKQLKGGFWVNRLRG
- a CDS encoding TetR/AcrR family transcriptional regulator codes for the protein MSKKKAIQLSRMWKYFVEATAQIIREEGIENVTIRKIADIAGYNSATIYNYFSEISHLVFFASLKFMKQYTEEVAQVYKRNDLAPMEKYLRAWELFCQHSFQNPSVFHAVFIADLGSHPEDLLKHYYSVYPSEIIGIPEEIKPVILEHNISKRGRVILEFLVKEGLMKEENVDAINELTIMIWQGMFTTFLNNRSTYDPEEATRKIMLYIREIMRNANHFSFADEPQSADLSS
- a CDS encoding BCCT family transporter, coding for MNKPQIDPWIFWPSLAVILIVTAYLGVNHQTIEPVLGELLTSITYKLDWAFQFLTAGIFAILIWLGFGRYGKIKLGGPGDQPEFSNFSWGAMLFCAGMGTSIMYWSMMEPIYYYAGPPFGIEPKSPEAAEWALTYGMFHWGLSAWALYALPTVTIAYSFFVRKQPSLKISTACSGVLGKHADGWLGKVIDILVIWSLVGGLGTSLGLGVPMISSVIGEVFGIEQGLFLSIIIIVIWTILYCASAYMGLYKGIQKLSDFNVYMALALVIFAFLVGPTLFILSNFTNSFGMMLQNFARMSFFTDPIEKGGFPQSWTVFYWAWFAATSPFMGLFVARISRGRTIRELIGGILLWGSLGGWLYFAVFGSYALHLEMNSILPVSDILNDQGGQAAVVAILKSLPLSYIVLPFFLVLGFIFLATSLDSATYILSAIATKELKGREEPARWHRLLWGVVQAVLAVSLLLIGGLQVVQTSTVIVSVPVIIMYVLLAMSLIKWLKKDQAHLVSESLVVADEESRQKQSS
- a CDS encoding CocE/NonD family hydrolase; this encodes MVFNVRESQRSIKTEFPRKVREIEHVWIPMSDGTRLAARIWLPEDAGESPVPAILEYIPYRKNDFTALRDSIRHPYFAGHGYASIRVDMRGCGDSDGILYDEYLPQEQDDAIEVIEWIASQPWCTGAVGMIGKSWGGFNGLQVAARRPPALKTIITLCSTDDRYADDVHYLGGCVLASDMLWWASTMLVYNARPADPRIVGDEWRSTWLQRLEKTPPFVEEWMSHQRRDAYWKHGSVCENYADIEIPVFAVGGWADGYTNAILRLLEGLPGPRKGLIGPWAHEYPEVAVPGPAIGFLQECLRWWDHWLKGIDTGIMEEPMLRAWMQDSVPPQVDYAERPGRWVAETAWPSPAIQPTDMWLGENQSLSGKAPASEREVAVPSMQAHGLYAGVFCPFGQPGDLASDQRLENGLAVCFTSEPLEEPVEILGFPEVTVELSADRPNALLAVRLCDVAPDGASTLVSWGMLNLTHRESHEHPAPLAVGERYTVSVRLNAVGHVLPAGHRWQVALSPNYWPHAWPSPEPVTLTVYTGEKTRLTLPVRPPQAIDDELPDFGMPETAAVMEREILREERRTREVRHDLINGVWTLEDYSDEGARRLLPNGIEYGSVNRNIYTIEEGNPLSAQVRCEWTLHVGRGEWQTRLESVSTMSADAKQFYLKNELTAYEGETQVFTKTWTREIPRDHV
- a CDS encoding VanW family protein, which produces MKPIKRGRLRLAAGISYYRMKRYASWVVNGRHFASVRSASPLPHLHKRHQTPLLRQLKDVEMWMQHNKVTNLRLAIERINGIVIRPGETFSYWKLIGKPTRRKGYLEGMLLSHGRVLSGVGGGLCQLSNLIYWMTLFTPLTVTERHRHSYDVFPDSRRTQPFGSGATCFYNYLDLQIANRTNQAFQLCLWLTDSDLVGEWRAELPPTRRYEVYEKEHWITPAIWGGYERHNLLYRRVYDLEGAYIGDEFITENHAYMMYEPLLPGSSQQ